One Sus scrofa isolate TJ Tabasco breed Duroc chromosome 1, Sscrofa11.1, whole genome shotgun sequence DNA segment encodes these proteins:
- the LOC110259704 gene encoding olfactory receptor 1J4-like: MTRDNQSSVYEFLLLGLPIQPEQQGMFFALFLGMYLTTVLGNLLIILLIKLDPHLHTPMYFFLSHLALTDVSFSSVTVPKMLMNMQTQDQSIPYAGCLTQTYFFLFFGCIDNFLLAVMAYDRYVAICHPLRYIIIMREELCICLLAGSWLLSCAYALTHTILLAQLSFCADSVIPHFFCDLAALLKLSCSDTSLNELVILTEGAAVVIFPLSCILVSYGHIGVSILRVPSTKGICKALSTCGSHLFVVSLFYGTIMSLYLSSSSGQSHEKNIISSMMYTVVTPMLNPFIYSLRNRDITLALGKLFRNNNLFAK; encoded by the coding sequence ATGACAAGGGATAACCAGAGCAGTGTGTAtgaattcctcctcctggggctccccatccagccagagcagcagggcatgttctttgccctgttcctgggcatgtacctgaccacagTGCTGGGAAACCtactcatcatcctgctcatcaagctggaccctcacctccacacccccatgtacttcttcctcagccacttggccctcacagatgtctccttttcatctgtcactgtccctaagatgctgatgaacatgCAGACACAGGATCAATCCATTCCCTATGCAGGGTGTTTAACACagacatattttttcttattttttggttgcATTGATAACTTTCTTCttgcagtgatggcctatgacagataTGTGGCTATTTGTCACCCTCTACGCTACATCATCATCATGAGGGAAGAGCTGTGTATTTGTCTGTTGGCTGGATCCTGGCTCCTGTCCTGTGCCTATGCCCTGACCCACACCATCCTCCTGGCTCAACTGTCCTTCTGTGCTGACAGTGtcatcccccacttcttctgtgaccttgctgCCCTGCTTAAACTGTCCTGCTCAGACACCTCTCTCAATGAGCTGGTCATACTCACTGAAGGGGCTGCAGTTGTCATTTTTCCACTCAGTTGCATCCTGGTCTCTTATGGCCACATTGGGGTCTCCATCCTGAGGGTCCCCTCTACCAAAGggatctgcaaagccttgtccacctgtggctctcacctcTTTGTGGTGTCTCTATTCTATGGGACCATTATGTCCCTGTACCTTTCCTCCTCATCAGGCCAGtcccatgagaaaaacatcatttcttccatgatgtacacagtggttacccccatgctgaaccctttcatctacagcctgagaaacagagaTATTACATTGGCTCTGGGGAAACTTTTCAGAAACAATAACCTTTTTGCCAAATGA